AGCGGTCGAACGGGTTGCGGACGAAAGCGAATTTCAGATAGTCCGAGAAGGTCTCCTCGCCGAGGAAAGGGCGCACTTCGGCAAGGCTGATATGCCCGTGGCCGAGCCGCGCGAGTTCGGGGATCGGGAACTTCTTTTCGACGAACAGGCGGGCCTGCTCGATATCGTCGGGTCCCATATGCTCGCGCAGGCCGTGCCGCACCGAATGCGTTCCGGTTTTCGGAATCGCGGCGAAAATGAAGCGGTGCTTGTACGAAACGATCATCGGTCAGGCAGCAGCAGCGACCGGCGATGCCGCGTCGGGCGCGGCGACCATGAACACCAGTTCGGCCAGCGCGCGGTCGAAGGGAACATTGTTCGGGAGCAGCATACGCTGCGCCTCGAGCCGCTGGAGGTCGCGCTGGACGTCGCCGATCAGCCGGCGATAGGCCGGAAGCCCCGCCGCTGCGGTACCATATTGCGCCCATAGCGCACCCCAAGCGTTGGCAAACTGCTCGAGCCGCGCCGCGATCACGCCGCGCGCGTCGGTATCGGCGCATTGCGCGAGCAGAAAATCGATATGGCAGCGCACTTCCCACACCGACATCACCGCGGGCAGGTTGACCTGTTCATAGGCAAGCGGCACCGGCGCGACCGATCCCGGCGCGATCCGCTGGACCGGCTGCGCATCGCGGCCCATATTTTTGGCTTCGGCAATCAGCCCCCACAGTTTTTCGCCGCCGACGGTATCGAGCACCAGATGGACGCGCTTCTGGTCGCCGTCGTTGCGGACATTGTGCAGGCAGAAGCTGTCGAACAGCCAGCATTCGCCCGGCGCCATATGGACGGTCTCGCGATCGCAGCTGAAGGCAACGCCGGGGTTGGTGATCACCGGGATGTGGATGCGGATATGGGTGCGCCAGTAATAGCCGACGTCGACATGTTCGGGCACGACCGCCCCCGGCGCCAGCCCCATCAGCCGGCTACGCCCCCACACCGCACCCAGATCGGCAAGGATTTCGGTGATATAGGGACATTGGCGCAGCGCTTCGGTCGGCGCCATCGGGCCGCTGAACCCGTTCGACACCTGTCCCGCCGGCGTGATCAGCGGCACCGCATCGTTGCCGGGCAGGCGGCCGGGGTGCGGCAACCAGGCAGCCGCGGGCAAGGCCGCAACCTCGGCGGCCAGCGTTTCAGCACAATATTGCCGCGCCAGCTTGACCAGCGGCATCCCCAGCTTCATCGGGTCACTCGCGCCGGATCTCGATCTGCGGGCGATCGATCAGTTCGCGCGCATTGCGCTTCTGCTCCTCCTCAATTGCTTCCCATTGTCCCGCAGTCTTGCAGATCTGGCTATAAAAACGCGTACCCGTCCGCTGGGTGCGCTTGCAGACCATCTTGTCCTTAGCATCGACAGCCGCCTTGTCGGTCGAAGGGCTGGCGAACGCGGGGGTTATGGGAAGCAGCAAGGAAGCAGAGGCGAGGCTCAACAGATGAATTCCGCGCATGACAGTCCAACTCCAAAGCAATATCGCTATGCAAGGAATATATTCGCTTGCCCCCGTCACTGTCAATTCGACCCCGCCAGCGACCGGGCGGGAAAACCCTTG
The Sphingopyxis macrogoltabida genome window above contains:
- a CDS encoding aspartyl/asparaginyl beta-hydroxylase domain-containing protein encodes the protein MKLGMPLVKLARQYCAETLAAEVAALPAAAWLPHPGRLPGNDAVPLITPAGQVSNGFSGPMAPTEALRQCPYITEILADLGAVWGRSRLMGLAPGAVVPEHVDVGYYWRTHIRIHIPVITNPGVAFSCDRETVHMAPGECWLFDSFCLHNVRNDGDQKRVHLVLDTVGGEKLWGLIAEAKNMGRDAQPVQRIAPGSVAPVPLAYEQVNLPAVMSVWEVRCHIDFLLAQCADTDARGVIAARLEQFANAWGALWAQYGTAAAGLPAYRRLIGDVQRDLQRLEAQRMLLPNNVPFDRALAELVFMVAAPDAASPVAAAA